One Rosa chinensis cultivar Old Blush chromosome 3, RchiOBHm-V2, whole genome shotgun sequence DNA window includes the following coding sequences:
- the LOC112193176 gene encoding uncharacterized protein LOC112193176 — protein MAMKESDSTTTTATTTASFNNSTGNLDNNGGCEPCRSFGQKCTHLMKKQRTKFYILRRCIAMLLCWHERNDP, from the coding sequence ATGGCAATGAAGGAAAGTGATAGTACTACCACTACTGCTACAACCACTGCAAGTTTCAATAATAGCACTGGGAATCTGGACAACAATGGCGGGTGCGAGCCCTGCAGATCTTTTGGTCAAAAGTGCACTCATCTTATGAAGAAGCAGAGGACCAAATTCTACATCCTCCGACGTTGCATAGCAATGCTTCTCTGCTGGCACGAACGTAACGATCCCTGA